One Halobaculum roseum DNA window includes the following coding sequences:
- a CDS encoding AsnC family transcriptional regulator has translation MRNLDETDLEILSLLADDARRPFSDIGEEVDLSGPAVSDRVKRLQEAGIINNFTIDVNRAHLRAGVPVFIQAEIGSASLEAARERARESDGVEHVFTTSEGDLWFYARVEAQNVRQWVDGLFNEIDVADYTVTLIDELEWTPSVDGVEFALTCAECNNTVDNQGETTRIDGEIYHFCCPSCLTRFDDRYQRLEEGA, from the coding sequence ATGCGCAATTTGGATGAAACCGACTTAGAAATCCTCTCGTTACTCGCTGATGACGCCCGCCGCCCGTTCAGCGATATTGGCGAGGAGGTCGACTTGTCGGGGCCAGCCGTTTCTGACCGGGTAAAGCGATTACAGGAAGCTGGCATCATTAACAACTTCACGATTGACGTCAACCGGGCTCATCTCCGAGCTGGTGTACCGGTATTTATTCAGGCCGAAATCGGCTCAGCGTCGTTGGAGGCCGCCCGCGAGCGGGCTCGAGAGTCAGATGGCGTTGAACACGTCTTCACGACCTCCGAAGGAGATCTTTGGTTCTATGCCCGTGTTGAAGCCCAGAACGTACGTCAGTGGGTAGATGGACTCTTTAACGAGATCGATGTAGCAGATTACACCGTCACACTAATTGACGAGCTTGAATGGACGCCGTCCGTTGATGGCGTCGAATTTGCACTCACCTGTGCTGAATGTAACAATACCGTTGATAATCAAGGTGAAACGACGAGAATCGACGGAGAGATCTATCACTTCTGTTGTCCGTCCTGTCTCACACGGTTCGACGATCGGTATCAGCGACTCGAAGAGGGAGCGTAA
- a CDS encoding heavy-metal-associated domain-containing protein: MTQTITVEGMTCEHCEQTVEEALEEVEGVTSATADRDSESATVEGSAERDELVTVVEDAGYDASA, encoded by the coding sequence ATGACTCAGACAATCACCGTCGAAGGAATGACCTGTGAACATTGCGAGCAGACCGTCGAAGAGGCACTCGAAGAAGTTGAGGGGGTTACGTCCGCTACTGCGGATCGTGACTCAGAATCCGCGACGGTCGAGGGGTCCGCTGAACGGGATGAGCTTGTGACTGTGGTCGAAGACGCTGGATACGATGCCTCTGCGTAA
- the acnA gene encoding aconitate hydratase AcnA, with product MTDTLPFDAVRELDVDGTTYKMADLRALEEQGLCDLDTLPVSIRILLESVLRNADGETVTAADVKNAAGWKPDVPDAEVPFSPSRVVLQDLTGVPAVVDLAALRSEVDRKDRDPTLVEPEIPIDLVIDHSVQVDYFDSEDAYEKNVELEYERNAERYRAIKWAQNAFENFNVVPPGTGIVHQVNLEHLGRVVHAREQDGENWLLPDTLVGTDSHTPMIGGIGVVGWGVGGIEAEAAMLGQPVTMKLPEVVGVRLEGELPEGATATDLVLHITERLREVGVVDRFVEFFGPGVENLTVPDRATIANMAPEQGSTISMFPVDEQTLEYLELTGRDPDHVDLVREYLEAQGLFGEQEPEYTEVVEFDLSTVEPSLAGHKRPQDRIPMGDVKQSFRGLLHGEFEDDLDDVDEDALQRWLGEGGAADAETDGGVQVEPESELHPLTKRVEVDLDGETVEIGHGDVLVSAITSCTNTSNPSVMIAAGLLAQNAVEKGLDVPPYVKTSLAPGSRVVTQYLEESGLLPYLEELGYAVVGYGCTTCIGNAGPLPDPIEQAIDDHDLWTTSVLSGNRNFEARIHPKIRANYLASPPLVVAYGLAGRMDIDLEHEPLGTDDEGNPVYLADIWPDAADVQAAIHENVSPEMFEEKYASVFEGDERWAALDAPTGDVYEWDEDSTYIREPPFFKDFPVEKPGVADIEDARCLLTLGDTVTTDHISPAGPFGPDLPAGQWLLDHGVEPHEFNTYGARRGNHEVMMRGTFANVRIENEMLDDVEGGYTIHHPTDEQTTVFEASRRYRDEGIPLVVMAGEEFGTGSSRDWAAKGTDLLGVRATIAESYERIYRDNLVGMGVLPLQFDDGDSWESLGLDGSEVFTIHGLDDGLDVMDELTVIAERADGSTVEFPVTAQVGTPAAVTYIEHGGILHYVLRRLLRQ from the coding sequence ATGACTGATACACTTCCGTTCGATGCCGTCCGCGAGCTCGACGTCGACGGGACGACGTACAAGATGGCCGATCTTCGAGCACTCGAAGAGCAGGGGCTCTGTGACCTCGACACGCTCCCTGTGAGCATCCGTATTCTGCTTGAGTCGGTGCTCCGGAACGCCGACGGCGAAACTGTTACTGCAGCGGATGTCAAGAATGCTGCTGGCTGGAAGCCAGACGTACCGGACGCAGAGGTTCCGTTCTCTCCATCACGAGTCGTCCTGCAAGATCTCACCGGTGTACCCGCAGTCGTCGACCTGGCGGCCCTTCGATCCGAGGTCGACCGCAAAGACCGAGATCCCACCCTGGTCGAACCGGAGATTCCTATTGATCTCGTGATCGACCACAGCGTCCAGGTCGACTACTTCGACTCCGAGGACGCCTACGAGAAGAACGTCGAACTGGAGTACGAGCGAAACGCCGAACGGTATCGCGCGATCAAGTGGGCGCAGAACGCCTTCGAGAACTTCAACGTCGTCCCGCCGGGGACCGGTATCGTCCACCAGGTGAATCTCGAACATCTGGGTCGGGTCGTCCACGCCCGCGAGCAAGACGGCGAGAACTGGCTCCTGCCGGACACGCTCGTCGGCACGGACAGCCACACCCCGATGATCGGTGGCATCGGTGTGGTCGGTTGGGGCGTCGGCGGCATCGAAGCGGAAGCGGCGATGCTCGGTCAACCGGTCACGATGAAACTCCCCGAGGTCGTCGGCGTCCGTCTCGAAGGCGAATTACCCGAGGGCGCGACGGCTACGGATCTCGTGCTCCACATCACCGAACGACTCCGCGAGGTCGGCGTCGTCGACCGGTTCGTGGAGTTCTTCGGTCCCGGTGTGGAGAATCTCACAGTCCCCGACCGGGCCACGATCGCCAATATGGCGCCCGAACAGGGCTCGACGATCAGTATGTTCCCGGTCGACGAGCAGACGCTCGAGTATCTCGAACTCACCGGGCGTGATCCCGACCACGTCGACCTCGTTCGCGAGTACCTCGAAGCCCAAGGGCTGTTCGGGGAACAGGAACCAGAATATACTGAGGTCGTCGAGTTCGACCTCTCGACAGTCGAACCGAGTCTGGCCGGACACAAGCGGCCACAGGACCGGATTCCGATGGGGGACGTGAAACAGAGCTTCCGGGGACTTCTCCACGGGGAGTTCGAGGACGACCTCGATGATGTCGACGAGGACGCCTTGCAGCGGTGGCTCGGTGAGGGTGGTGCAGCTGATGCGGAGACCGACGGTGGCGTTCAGGTCGAACCCGAATCGGAACTGCACCCGTTAACCAAACGTGTCGAGGTCGACCTCGACGGTGAGACGGTCGAAATCGGACACGGAGACGTCCTCGTCAGCGCCATCACGAGCTGTACGAACACGTCGAACCCGTCGGTGATGATCGCTGCTGGACTGCTCGCCCAGAACGCCGTCGAGAAAGGCCTAGACGTCCCGCCGTACGTCAAGACGAGTCTCGCACCGGGTAGCCGTGTCGTCACGCAGTATCTCGAAGAATCGGGGCTGCTTCCGTATCTCGAAGAGCTCGGGTACGCCGTCGTCGGCTACGGCTGTACCACCTGTATCGGTAACGCTGGGCCGCTTCCCGATCCCATCGAGCAGGCAATCGACGACCACGACCTCTGGACGACGAGCGTTCTCTCCGGGAACCGGAACTTCGAGGCGCGTATCCACCCGAAGATCCGCGCGAACTACCTCGCGAGCCCGCCGCTCGTCGTCGCCTACGGGCTCGCAGGGCGGATGGACATCGATCTCGAACACGAGCCGCTGGGCACTGACGATGAGGGTAACCCAGTCTATCTGGCGGACATCTGGCCGGACGCAGCGGACGTGCAGGCCGCAATCCACGAGAACGTCTCTCCGGAGATGTTCGAGGAGAAGTACGCCTCCGTGTTCGAGGGCGATGAGCGATGGGCTGCTCTCGACGCGCCCACGGGTGACGTCTACGAGTGGGATGAGGACTCGACATACATCCGTGAACCGCCGTTCTTCAAGGACTTCCCGGTAGAGAAACCCGGCGTCGCCGATATCGAGGACGCACGCTGTCTACTGACGCTCGGCGATACCGTTACGACCGACCACATCAGTCCAGCCGGCCCGTTCGGTCCCGACCTCCCCGCAGGTCAGTGGCTGCTCGATCACGGTGTCGAGCCACACGAGTTCAACACCTACGGCGCACGTCGGGGCAATCACGAGGTGATGATGCGGGGGACGTTCGCCAACGTCCGAATCGAGAACGAGATGCTCGACGACGTCGAGGGTGGCTACACGATCCACCACCCGACCGACGAACAAACCACGGTGTTCGAAGCCAGTCGCCGCTATCGGGACGAGGGGATACCGCTCGTCGTGATGGCTGGCGAGGAGTTCGGAACTGGGTCTAGCCGGGACTGGGCGGCGAAAGGAACGGACCTGCTCGGTGTCCGCGCAACCATCGCCGAGAGTTACGAGCGCATCTACCGCGACAACCTCGTCGGCATGGGTGTGCTTCCCCTGCAGTTCGATGATGGCGACTCGTGGGAATCTCTCGGTCTGGATGGGTCGGAGGTCTTCACGATCCACGGCCTCGATGACGGGCTCGACGTGATGGACGAACTGACCGTTATCGCCGAGCGTGCGGACGGGTCGACTGTCGAGTTCCCGGTCACAGCACAGGTCGGCACGCCGGCCGCCGTAACCTATATCGAACACGGCGGAATCCTCCACTACGTCCTCAGACGCCTCCTCAGACAGTAA
- a CDS encoding SHOCT domain-containing protein, with the protein MQNPIQARGIRSLGFIVVGALTLAVVAGMALTHATVPESMMWSWHDGMWNSGHMAGWGGWGWGMILFGLLWMALLIALPVYAVYWLTTRSPTDGHTDDSALAVLQERYARGEIDDEEFDHRRARLVSDDDRF; encoded by the coding sequence ATGCAAAATCCAATTCAAGCACGCGGGATTCGTTCTCTGGGATTCATCGTCGTTGGGGCACTGACTCTGGCCGTCGTCGCCGGAATGGCGCTAACGCACGCGACCGTCCCAGAATCAATGATGTGGAGCTGGCACGACGGCATGTGGAACAGCGGCCACATGGCCGGCTGGGGTGGCTGGGGCTGGGGGATGATACTGTTCGGGCTCCTGTGGATGGCACTTCTGATCGCCCTCCCAGTCTACGCCGTTTACTGGCTGACAACGCGGTCCCCTACGGACGGCCATACTGATGACAGCGCACTCGCTGTTCTCCAAGAACGGTACGCTCGTGGCGAAATCGACGACGAGGAGTTTGATCACCGTCGCGCCCGCCTGGTGTCCGACGACGATCGTTTCTGA
- a CDS encoding DoxX family protein, whose protein sequence is MSTLDSGMNQLESRVGGLTVGGKVHSLSAWFVLALRLMMGYAFAYSGFTKITGEFAAGGYLSNVAATNGNPLAGLFAWMGSTPWFVEFANVAVPYGELFIGLGLLVGAFVRLAAFFGALMMLMFYFGNWDMGHGFINGDFAYMLVFLAVAAFAAGRILGLDQYIENYDVGGETLVERYPALEYILG, encoded by the coding sequence ATGTCCACACTCGACTCCGGCATGAACCAGCTTGAGAGCAGAGTCGGCGGCCTGACCGTCGGCGGGAAAGTCCACAGCCTCAGCGCGTGGTTCGTGCTGGCGCTCCGTCTCATGATGGGCTACGCGTTCGCGTACTCCGGCTTCACGAAGATCACCGGCGAGTTCGCGGCCGGCGGCTACCTCTCGAACGTTGCGGCGACGAACGGCAACCCGCTGGCGGGCCTGTTCGCGTGGATGGGTTCGACGCCGTGGTTTGTCGAGTTCGCGAACGTCGCCGTGCCGTACGGCGAGCTGTTCATCGGCCTCGGCCTCCTCGTCGGCGCGTTCGTCCGCCTCGCGGCGTTCTTCGGCGCGCTGATGATGCTCATGTTCTACTTCGGCAACTGGGACATGGGTCACGGGTTCATCAACGGGGACTTCGCGTACATGCTCGTGTTCCTCGCGGTCGCCGCGTTCGCCGCGGGCCGCATCCTGGGCCTCGACCAGTACATCGAGAACTACGACGTCGGCGGCGAGACGCTCGTCGAGCGCTACCCCGCCCTCGAATACATCCTCGGCTAA
- a CDS encoding ArsR/SmtB family transcription factor, whose translation MTEEADPSDIFATLDDEYARNILVATKTDRLSAKELSEECDMSRPTVSRRVTRLVEQGLLEEYTHVDPGGRHYSEYEARLERVEVLLQAEGFDVQIDVRPDPADRITSIFEEMRGD comes from the coding sequence GTGACTGAGGAGGCCGACCCGTCGGACATCTTCGCCACACTCGACGACGAGTACGCCCGCAACATCCTCGTGGCGACGAAGACCGACCGACTCTCCGCGAAGGAGCTCAGCGAGGAATGCGATATGTCACGCCCGACCGTCTCGCGGCGTGTCACCCGCCTCGTCGAGCAGGGCCTCCTCGAGGAGTACACGCACGTCGACCCCGGCGGACGGCACTACAGCGAGTACGAGGCGCGACTCGAGCGTGTCGAAGTACTCCTCCAAGCAGAGGGCTTCGACGTGCAGATCGATGTTCGGCCGGACCCCGCCGACCGGATTACGTCCATCTTCGAGGAAATGCGGGGAGACTGA
- a CDS encoding DUF7521 family protein, whose translation MEHTLFVIGKLFTTALALVIAYQAYRGYQRHHTQLLLYVAAGFALVGLGGLLEGVLFELLQVSIFEAGFVAALVTAAGMLSILYALYAPNP comes from the coding sequence ATGGAACACACGTTATTCGTCATCGGCAAGCTGTTCACGACCGCCCTGGCGCTGGTGATCGCCTACCAGGCCTATCGCGGATACCAACGGCATCACACGCAGTTACTCCTGTACGTCGCCGCCGGCTTCGCATTGGTCGGGCTTGGCGGCCTCCTTGAAGGCGTCCTCTTCGAACTCCTCCAGGTGTCGATCTTCGAAGCAGGATTCGTCGCAGCACTCGTCACCGCAGCCGGGATGCTGTCTATCCTCTACGCCCTGTATGCCCCGAATCCATAA
- a CDS encoding heavy-metal-associated domain-containing protein produces the protein MTTTIIVEGMTCGHCEQTVEEALEEVSGVTDVTVDRESEQASVDGEVEVTTLVEAVEDAGYTAHA, from the coding sequence ATGACGACGACGATCATCGTGGAAGGCATGACGTGCGGTCACTGTGAGCAGACGGTCGAAGAGGCCCTCGAAGAGGTATCCGGCGTGACTGACGTGACCGTCGACAGGGAGAGCGAACAGGCGAGCGTCGATGGCGAGGTAGAGGTCACGACCCTCGTGGAGGCCGTCGAAGACGCCGGATACACCGCTCACGCCTGA
- a CDS encoding ArsR family transcriptional regulator, whose protein sequence is MLENSLFTYYNLAVGLITGFGVFYFLFFKPTVVDYHRFLLLTVAGLILFLIGGPITELLFPSLVHWVHGVAALLVIFGLYNPLENDLRRDAWADVFLQEPIQVRQQDEWMMPIDDAILGLFHSKELILTPTIIAYNIDYSREEVNRRLSELENRGFVIKVERGKYRITELGRQYIEGSISHGPLARFWERRDHRKQP, encoded by the coding sequence GTGCTCGAAAACTCTCTGTTCACCTATTATAACCTCGCAGTTGGCCTTATAACAGGTTTCGGGGTCTTCTATTTTCTGTTCTTCAAGCCCACTGTCGTAGATTACCATCGGTTCCTCTTACTCACTGTCGCTGGACTGATACTATTCCTGATTGGTGGGCCAATCACTGAGCTATTATTCCCGTCACTGGTTCATTGGGTACACGGAGTTGCAGCCCTCTTGGTCATTTTTGGTCTCTATAATCCACTTGAAAACGACCTGCGCCGAGACGCGTGGGCAGATGTTTTTCTCCAAGAACCGATTCAGGTTCGACAGCAGGATGAATGGATGATGCCGATTGACGATGCTATTCTCGGCCTCTTCCACTCAAAGGAGCTGATTCTAACTCCTACAATTATAGCGTACAATATTGATTACAGTCGTGAGGAAGTAAACCGCCGGCTTAGTGAACTTGAAAACCGCGGGTTTGTCATAAAGGTTGAGCGCGGAAAATACCGGATTACAGAGCTGGGAAGACAGTATATCGAAGGCTCGATTTCCCATGGTCCTCTCGCTCGTTTTTGGGAGCGACGAGACCACCGAAAACAACCCTAA